One genomic region from Sulfurimonas sp. encodes:
- a CDS encoding methylenetetrahydrofolate reductase, translated as MFDILMNKLQNSTYITLETTPAHSPTFAPIIEKIEALGLQNYVDAFTTTDNPLAKLKYNSLFAAKMLQDKFNKPVIATMSMRDRNKIALQSDLLGSNEVDIRAILALTGDPATISDQPHAKGVFEADSTLLLDIIASFNSGLSYAGKPFVHKPKYIYPFAVVNSYAKNPKTLQKKMQKKIRHGAKGIISQPLYSLENAKKLLDIHASANKESQKYNKHSELIFGIFPITKLRTAQFLSAHVPGINVPNSWIEALRVANKKGEEEEYKVGFELSKNLFDSLKEYHPKIHLMTANQFKLAHDILK; from the coding sequence TTGTTTGATATACTTATGAATAAATTGCAAAACAGCACATATATTACCCTTGAAACTACACCAGCTCACTCACCTACTTTTGCTCCAATAATTGAGAAAATCGAAGCTTTAGGACTGCAAAATTATGTAGATGCTTTTACAACAACAGACAATCCTTTAGCAAAACTAAAGTACAACTCTCTTTTTGCTGCTAAAATGTTACAAGACAAGTTTAATAAGCCTGTAATCGCAACAATGAGCATGAGAGATAGAAATAAAATAGCCTTGCAGTCTGATTTACTTGGTTCAAATGAAGTAGATATACGAGCAATTTTAGCACTGACTGGTGACCCTGCTACAATCTCAGACCAACCTCATGCCAAGGGTGTTTTTGAAGCAGATAGCACACTTTTGCTAGATATAATAGCCTCTTTTAATAGCGGACTTAGTTATGCTGGAAAGCCTTTTGTTCATAAACCAAAATATATTTACCCTTTTGCTGTTGTAAATTCTTATGCCAAAAATCCTAAAACACTTCAAAAAAAGATGCAAAAAAAGATACGACATGGAGCAAAAGGCATAATATCTCAACCTTTATATAGTTTAGAAAATGCAAAAAAACTCTTAGACATACATGCAAGTGCAAATAAAGAATCTCAAAAATACAACAAACACTCAGAGTTGATTTTTGGCATCTTCCCCATCACAAAACTAAGAACCGCTCAGTTTTTATCTGCTCATGTACCGGGAATTAATGTTCCAAACTCTTGGATAGAAGCCCTACGAGTTGCAAATAAGAAGGGCGAAGAAGAAGAGTACAAAGTTGGATTTGAACTTAGTAAAAATCTTTTTGATTCGCTTAAAGAGTATCATCCAAAAATTCACTTAATGACAGCAAACCAATTTAAATTGGCTCACGATATATTAAAATAA
- the serB gene encoding phosphoserine phosphatase SerB: MLKLAVFDFDSTLMDGETIDFFAEELGIGEEVSRITEEAMSGRLDFFESLQQRVGLLKGLDLSIVEKISHNLPYMNGAVELIQELKKRGIKVVCFSGGFRTATGFAKDILGYDADFANVLHHKDGKLTGLVGGDMMFNFSKGDMLVRLQNILGITQEETLVCGDGANDLSMFAHAGTRVAFCAREVLEKEANIIIKEKDLTKILEEINNRNI; encoded by the coding sequence ATGCTAAAACTAGCTGTATTTGATTTTGATTCTACCCTGATGGACGGTGAAACGATAGACTTTTTTGCTGAAGAATTAGGAATTGGTGAAGAAGTTTCTCGTATAACAGAAGAAGCAATGAGTGGAAGACTTGATTTTTTTGAATCTTTACAACAACGCGTGGGACTTTTAAAAGGTTTAGACTTATCAATAGTTGAAAAAATAAGCCATAATTTACCATATATGAATGGTGCAGTTGAGTTAATACAAGAGCTAAAAAAACGAGGTATAAAAGTAGTTTGTTTTAGTGGTGGTTTTAGAACTGCCACAGGTTTTGCGAAAGACATCTTAGGCTATGACGCTGATTTTGCAAATGTGCTTCATCATAAAGATGGCAAACTTACAGGGCTTGTTGGCGGAGATATGATGTTTAACTTTTCAAAAGGTGATATGCTAGTAAGACTTCAAAACATACTTGGCATTACACAAGAAGAAACATTAGTTTGTGGTGATGGAGCAAATGACTTGAGTATGTTCGCTCATGCTGGGACAAGAGTAGCTTTTTGTGCTAGAGAGGTTCTAGAAAAAGAAGCAAATATCATTATAAAAGAAAAAGATTTAACAAAAATATTAGAAGAAATTAATAATAGGAATATATAG